The Micromonospora sp. NBC_00421 genome contains a region encoding:
- a CDS encoding LppU/SCO3897 family protein, producing the protein MTSEGQHRPGQEPDEVPPGSGGPAPYGDRQPQQDPGYGTPATPDLGWAPPPPTGRANPTGPSWSTPDQPAAWGGPQVPQQSEPTEAWSPPGWAQAEQPAPAWAQPEAGVRGAARVPQPDNPAGGGWSTPADPAPPAPTGWPGQDAAQQETPGASSWGTAPAPQQDEPTRSGGWPADDRADQARGNGWPADDRAETEPARDGWPANPQDAPGTSGGWAAGAPSHPDETHRPAGRASVPVPAQPQPANPATVAWPQPESGGHGGAQVPPASAPVTDRWSTEDDPARSGGWSANRPGPDDADRSGDWPNGSQDDRQPQWGAPDEPATARWEGRREQPAVDAWPGGAPARPEQQHQDDPASGQEWPAQAGPRGTAAAPSREDRPESGATWTAPEQPARAAASVATPDGPPAWAGAADDHNPTPWAGAARPALPDAEPWAPEQAWGRAEPTAQPTEGAWEPRRGEDQPIYQPGPAPGISPANAVPLPPQEQRVPGASLAAAPPADYVPPAQFGGPVEQQPHGREAASWGAVEQPQLPAGPALPAQRLSPESESAGRASVPTADGGESGAVGRASASASVPMASRVVPPSDQEARPGGPAVPQPRVYGRPARPEPVDEAEEHDTRRPEHDPRFADQDRPRFDGPEQPRFDEPERPRFDDQDRAHGFGAEAPSSAPPAFGGGIPAFADPAGSNRPMNGTRPHGPADRPAEPFGTRPTSGGPTSGAPSGAAPVPGYGHPAHDPAHGGYASPFPPTGQQFPPAGQQFAPAGQQAGPAGWPAEPEQEQGQGRFDAFKPEPEPEQKAEEQPTPKVRNGRVLALVLIVAVLILAVPLGLLMLLGKIGADDKPAPFNPAVGSCVKQSGNGASAAGCSEPGAFTVISKVDAKEKCTDPAQPHVVLPGGGVDRVLCLKPAGQ; encoded by the coding sequence ATGACGTCCGAGGGCCAGCACCGCCCCGGCCAGGAGCCGGACGAGGTGCCGCCGGGCTCCGGTGGACCGGCGCCGTACGGCGACCGACAGCCGCAGCAGGACCCCGGGTACGGCACTCCCGCCACACCCGACCTCGGCTGGGCGCCACCGCCCCCCACCGGACGGGCCAATCCGACCGGCCCGTCCTGGTCCACCCCGGACCAGCCGGCGGCCTGGGGTGGCCCGCAGGTTCCCCAGCAGTCCGAGCCGACCGAGGCGTGGAGCCCGCCCGGCTGGGCCCAGGCCGAGCAACCCGCCCCGGCCTGGGCACAACCCGAGGCAGGCGTCCGCGGGGCGGCCCGGGTGCCGCAGCCCGACAACCCGGCCGGTGGTGGTTGGTCCACTCCGGCCGATCCGGCTCCGCCCGCTCCCACCGGCTGGCCTGGTCAGGACGCCGCGCAGCAGGAAACCCCCGGCGCCAGCAGTTGGGGCACCGCACCCGCACCCCAGCAGGACGAGCCGACCCGCTCCGGCGGCTGGCCGGCCGACGACCGGGCCGACCAGGCCCGCGGTAACGGCTGGCCCGCCGACGACCGGGCCGAGACCGAACCGGCGCGGGACGGCTGGCCGGCCAACCCCCAGGACGCGCCGGGCACCTCCGGTGGCTGGGCCGCCGGTGCTCCGTCCCACCCCGACGAGACGCACCGCCCCGCCGGTCGGGCCTCGGTACCCGTACCCGCCCAGCCGCAGCCCGCGAACCCGGCAACGGTGGCCTGGCCGCAGCCGGAGTCCGGCGGCCACGGGGGCGCCCAGGTGCCGCCGGCCAGCGCTCCGGTCACCGACCGTTGGTCCACCGAGGACGACCCGGCCCGCTCCGGCGGCTGGTCCGCCAACCGGCCCGGCCCGGACGACGCCGACCGCTCCGGTGACTGGCCGAACGGATCGCAGGACGACCGGCAGCCACAGTGGGGGGCGCCGGACGAGCCCGCCACGGCCCGTTGGGAGGGTCGGCGCGAGCAGCCAGCCGTCGATGCCTGGCCGGGCGGGGCTCCGGCCCGCCCCGAGCAGCAGCACCAGGACGATCCGGCGTCGGGCCAGGAATGGCCGGCGCAGGCCGGTCCCCGCGGCACAGCCGCCGCACCGTCCCGGGAGGACCGCCCGGAGTCGGGTGCGACCTGGACGGCACCGGAGCAGCCTGCCCGGGCTGCCGCGTCGGTCGCCACGCCGGACGGCCCGCCCGCCTGGGCCGGTGCCGCCGACGACCACAACCCGACGCCGTGGGCGGGTGCCGCACGCCCGGCCCTGCCGGACGCCGAGCCGTGGGCGCCCGAGCAGGCGTGGGGCCGCGCCGAGCCGACCGCCCAGCCCACCGAGGGGGCCTGGGAGCCCCGGCGCGGCGAGGACCAGCCGATCTACCAGCCGGGGCCGGCCCCCGGCATCTCACCGGCCAACGCGGTGCCGCTCCCGCCGCAGGAGCAGCGCGTCCCCGGGGCCAGCCTGGCTGCCGCACCACCGGCCGATTACGTCCCGCCCGCCCAGTTCGGTGGTCCCGTCGAGCAGCAGCCGCACGGCCGGGAGGCGGCCTCGTGGGGCGCGGTGGAGCAGCCGCAACTGCCGGCCGGGCCGGCGCTGCCCGCCCAGCGGCTCTCCCCCGAGTCCGAGAGCGCCGGTCGCGCCTCGGTGCCGACGGCCGACGGAGGGGAGTCCGGTGCCGTCGGCCGGGCCTCCGCCAGCGCCTCGGTGCCGATGGCCAGCCGGGTCGTTCCGCCGTCCGACCAGGAGGCGCGTCCGGGAGGCCCGGCCGTTCCGCAACCCCGGGTGTACGGGCGACCGGCCCGCCCGGAGCCGGTGGACGAGGCGGAGGAGCACGACACCCGCCGCCCCGAGCACGATCCCCGCTTCGCCGACCAGGACCGGCCCCGCTTCGACGGCCCCGAACAGCCCCGGTTCGACGAGCCGGAGCGCCCCCGCTTCGACGACCAGGACCGGGCGCACGGCTTCGGTGCCGAGGCGCCCTCGTCCGCGCCGCCCGCGTTCGGTGGGGGCATCCCGGCCTTCGCCGACCCGGCCGGCAGCAACCGGCCGATGAACGGCACCCGGCCGCACGGACCGGCGGACCGGCCGGCCGAGCCGTTCGGCACCCGCCCGACCAGTGGCGGCCCGACCAGTGGCGCCCCGTCCGGTGCCGCACCCGTGCCGGGATACGGCCACCCGGCGCACGACCCGGCGCACGGCGGCTACGCGTCGCCGTTCCCGCCCACCGGGCAGCAGTTCCCGCCTGCGGGTCAGCAGTTCGCACCGGCCGGGCAGCAGGCCGGCCCCGCCGGTTGGCCGGCCGAGCCCGAGCAGGAGCAGGGGCAGGGGCGTTTCGACGCGTTCAAGCCGGAACCGGAGCCGGAGCAGAAGGCCGAAGAACAGCCCACGCCCAAGGTACGCAACGGGCGGGTGCTCGCCCTGGTGCTGATCGTGGCGGTGCTGATCCTGGCCGTCCCGCTGGGCCTGCTGATGCTCCTCGGCAAGATCGGTGCGGACGACAAGCCGGCCCCCTTCAACCCGGCCGTCGGCTCCTGCGTCAAGCAGTCCGGCAACGGCGCGAGCGCGGCGGGCTGCAGTGAACCGGGCGCGTTCACGGTCATCTCCAAGGTGGACGCCAAGGAGAAGTGCACCGACCCCGCCCAGCCGCACGTGGTGCTGCCGGGCGGTGGAGTCGACCGGGTGCTCTGCCTGAAGCCGGCCGGCCAGTAG
- a CDS encoding DUF2690 domain-containing protein produces the protein MTGRSGRLGEQVPGDARRDEGDARRDEGDARRDEGDARHHEGEALHREFVADLARLRRDAGQPSLRKMSSTAHYSHTALASVLSGSRFPSLELTMAFVRACGGDEATWRARWHRESAPSQETGSATPRPASEQPASGQPASEQPLSGQPLSGQPLSGQSTSARRSAVSRWALVATAGLTVLVAGSVVPLLADSGSRPGRQSDRPADASTPASTTAAAPAADGADPQEERCQVDAVSAETVPVPDPDPKQPPYGSLTLRYSPRCRAAWPLFVSTERVPTGATIRLSAARPSDGAVSRFDYPFMVKRQVYSVFGNVLRTTEGCVSVTVDVTAADNRNLLASARTPCVRLGART, from the coding sequence ATGACGGGTCGAAGCGGACGGCTCGGCGAGCAGGTGCCCGGCGATGCCCGTCGCGACGAAGGCGATGCCCGTCGCGACGAAGGCGATGCCCGCCGCGACGAAGGCGATGCCCGGCATCACGAAGGCGAGGCCCTACACCGCGAATTCGTCGCCGATCTCGCCCGACTGCGGCGCGACGCCGGGCAACCGTCGCTGCGGAAGATGTCCTCGACCGCCCACTACTCGCACACCGCCCTGGCGAGCGTGCTGTCCGGCTCCCGGTTCCCGTCGCTGGAACTGACCATGGCGTTCGTCCGGGCCTGCGGTGGCGACGAGGCGACCTGGCGAGCCCGCTGGCACCGGGAGTCCGCGCCGAGCCAGGAGACCGGGTCGGCCACCCCCCGACCCGCCTCGGAGCAGCCGGCGTCGGGCCAACCGGCGTCGGAGCAACCGCTGTCGGGCCAACCGCTGTCGGGCCAACCGCTGTCAGGACAATCGACGTCGGCACGGCGATCGGCGGTGTCCCGGTGGGCGCTGGTCGCGACGGCGGGGCTGACGGTGCTCGTCGCCGGTTCGGTCGTTCCCCTGCTTGCCGACTCGGGTTCCCGGCCGGGCCGGCAGTCGGACCGACCGGCGGACGCGTCGACCCCGGCATCCACGACCGCCGCCGCTCCCGCCGCCGACGGGGCGGATCCGCAGGAGGAACGCTGCCAGGTCGACGCGGTCAGTGCGGAGACCGTCCCTGTCCCGGACCCTGACCCGAAACAGCCGCCGTACGGGAGCCTGACGCTGCGCTACTCGCCGCGCTGCCGGGCGGCCTGGCCGCTCTTCGTCTCCACCGAGCGGGTGCCGACCGGGGCGACCATCCGGCTCTCCGCCGCCCGCCCGTCCGACGGGGCGGTCAGCCGGTTCGACTACCCGTTCATGGTCAAACGTCAGGTGTACAGCGTGTTCGGCAACGTGCTGCGGACCACCGAAGGCTGTGTGTCGGTCACTGTCGACGTCACCGCCGCGGACAACCGCAACCTGCTGGCGAGCGCCCGGACCCCCTGCGTACGCCTCGGTGCCCGGACATGA
- a CDS encoding nitroreductase/quinone reductase family protein, producing MGHRGSFPSGFARTFNARVMALRSSPRWGRFLRRHLAVVTYTGRRSGRTFSTPVAYRRAGDAVVIQVAMPDAKQWWRNFLGAGGPISVNLDGVDRAGHAVARRDDRGRVTVTVDLTH from the coding sequence ATGGGTCATCGAGGATCGTTCCCCTCGGGGTTCGCGCGGACGTTCAACGCCCGGGTCATGGCGCTGCGGTCGTCGCCACGCTGGGGGCGGTTCCTCCGGCGGCACCTGGCCGTGGTTACCTACACCGGTCGCCGTTCCGGGCGGACGTTCAGCACGCCGGTCGCGTACCGACGGGCCGGCGATGCGGTGGTCATCCAGGTCGCGATGCCCGACGCCAAGCAGTGGTGGCGGAACTTCCTGGGCGCGGGCGGCCCGATCTCTGTGAACCTCGATGGGGTCGACCGGGCCGGGCACGCGGTGGCCCGCCGGGACGACCGGGGCCGGGTCACCGTCACCGTCGACCTGACCCACTGA
- a CDS encoding NHL domain-containing thioredoxin family protein: MGTTPRVRAPELRGRQWLNTGGRELRLADLRGKITLLDFWTFCCINCLHVIDELRPLEEKYADVLVVVGVHSPKFEHEKDPDALAAAVERYGVHHPVLDDPELDMWQQYAAKAWPTLAVVDPEGYVVATMAGEGHAEGLIRLVDDLIATHQAKGTLHRGDGPYVPPTHAETTLRFPGKAVLRDGGSLLVSDSARHSLVELAPDGETLIRRIGSGERGRVDGPAASAGFAEPQGLCLLPPHVAEVAGYDLLVADTVNHLLRGVRLDTGEVTTVAGTGRQWRSTVDDHAHDALSVDLSSPWDLAWYDDKVIVAMAGIHQLWWFDPIKRTAGMWAGTTVEALRDGPLTEAWLAQPSGLSVSADGTRLWVADSETSAIRFVQDGVLGTAVGQGLFDFGHVDGPADRALLQHPLGVCALPDGSVLIADTYNGAVRRFDPATGQVATVADGLAEPSDLVLTADGGVLVVESAAHRLTRLAPGALTAAGADTVDGPRHRLERRPTEVAAGELTLDVIFTPAPGQKLDETYGPSTRLVVSASPPELLVEGAGTGTELSRRLVVDPAVPQGVLQVTAQAATCDADVEHAACHLTRQDWGVPVRVVDHGATRVPLVLRGLDT, translated from the coding sequence ATGGGAACGACACCGCGCGTACGGGCCCCCGAACTGCGGGGCAGGCAGTGGCTCAACACGGGTGGGCGGGAGCTGAGGCTCGCCGACCTGCGGGGGAAGATCACCCTGCTCGACTTCTGGACCTTCTGCTGCATCAACTGCCTGCACGTCATCGACGAGTTGCGCCCGCTTGAGGAGAAGTACGCCGACGTGCTGGTCGTCGTCGGGGTGCACTCGCCGAAGTTCGAGCACGAGAAGGACCCGGATGCGTTGGCAGCCGCCGTCGAGCGGTACGGCGTGCACCACCCGGTGCTCGACGACCCCGAGCTGGACATGTGGCAGCAGTACGCGGCGAAGGCGTGGCCCACCCTGGCGGTGGTCGACCCGGAGGGGTACGTGGTCGCCACGATGGCCGGCGAGGGACACGCCGAGGGGCTGATCCGGCTGGTCGACGACCTGATCGCCACCCACCAGGCCAAGGGCACCCTGCACCGGGGCGACGGCCCGTACGTGCCGCCGACACATGCGGAGACGACGCTGCGCTTCCCCGGCAAGGCCGTGCTGCGCGACGGCGGAAGCCTGCTGGTCTCCGACTCGGCCCGGCACAGCCTGGTCGAGCTGGCCCCCGACGGCGAGACGCTGATCCGGCGAATCGGCTCCGGTGAGCGGGGTCGGGTCGACGGGCCGGCCGCCTCGGCGGGCTTCGCCGAGCCGCAGGGGCTCTGCCTGCTGCCCCCGCACGTCGCCGAGGTGGCCGGCTACGACCTGCTGGTCGCCGACACCGTCAACCACCTGCTGCGCGGCGTACGCCTGGACACCGGCGAGGTGACCACTGTCGCCGGCACCGGCCGGCAGTGGCGCTCCACTGTCGACGACCACGCCCACGACGCGCTCTCCGTCGACCTCTCCTCCCCCTGGGACCTGGCCTGGTACGACGACAAGGTCATCGTGGCGATGGCCGGCATCCACCAGCTCTGGTGGTTCGACCCGATCAAGCGGACCGCCGGCATGTGGGCGGGCACCACCGTCGAGGCCCTGCGCGACGGCCCGCTGACCGAGGCGTGGCTGGCCCAGCCGTCCGGCCTGTCCGTCTCGGCCGACGGCACGCGGCTCTGGGTCGCCGACAGCGAGACCAGCGCCATCCGCTTCGTGCAGGACGGCGTCCTCGGCACCGCCGTCGGGCAGGGGCTGTTCGACTTCGGGCACGTGGACGGGCCGGCCGACCGGGCGTTGCTCCAGCATCCGCTGGGGGTGTGCGCGCTGCCCGACGGTTCGGTGCTGATCGCCGACACCTACAACGGCGCGGTACGCCGCTTCGACCCGGCGACCGGCCAGGTCGCCACGGTGGCTGACGGGCTGGCCGAGCCGAGCGACCTGGTGCTCACCGCCGACGGCGGGGTGCTGGTGGTGGAGTCCGCCGCGCACCGGTTGACCCGGCTCGCCCCGGGCGCGTTGACCGCCGCCGGGGCGGACACGGTGGACGGTCCCCGGCACCGGCTGGAACGCCGGCCCACCGAGGTCGCCGCCGGTGAGCTGACCCTCGACGTGATCTTCACGCCGGCCCCGGGGCAGAAGCTGGACGAGACGTACGGACCGTCGACCCGGCTGGTCGTCTCGGCCTCGCCGCCGGAGCTGCTGGTCGAGGGGGCCGGCACCGGCACCGAACTGTCCCGTCGACTGGTGGTCGACCCGGCCGTACCCCAGGGGGTGCTCCAGGTGACCGCCCAGGCCGCCACCTGCGACGCCGACGTCGAACACGCCGCCTGCCACCTGACCCGGCAGGACTGGGGCGTCCCGGTGCGGGTCGTCGACCACGGCGCGACCCGCGTGCCGCTGGTGCTGCGCGGCCTGGACACCTGA
- a CDS encoding LamB/YcsF family protein, protein MDLNADLGEGFGIWRLGDDEALLDLVTSANVACGFHGGDPSTMRRVCAAAVERGVAVGAQVGYRDLAGFGRRHIAYGFDELRDDVTYQLGALDAFCRPSRTRVRYLKPHGALYHAAATDEVQAAALVAAVSGYDHELPILCAPGSTLAQLAVGAGLRVVAEGFADRGYLPNGALVPRTAPGALVTDPEEVAVRAVRMATERTVVAVDGTVVPCPVSSICLHGDSPGAVASAALVRAALIDAGVTPIPFA, encoded by the coding sequence ATGGACCTCAACGCTGACCTCGGCGAGGGATTCGGCATCTGGCGGCTCGGCGACGACGAGGCGCTGCTCGACCTGGTCACCTCCGCCAACGTGGCCTGCGGCTTCCACGGCGGCGACCCGTCGACCATGCGGCGGGTCTGCGCCGCCGCCGTCGAACGCGGCGTCGCGGTCGGCGCGCAGGTCGGCTACCGCGACCTGGCCGGCTTCGGCCGCCGGCACATCGCGTACGGCTTCGACGAGCTACGCGACGACGTCACCTACCAGCTCGGAGCGCTCGACGCGTTCTGCCGGCCGTCCCGCACCCGGGTCCGCTACCTCAAACCGCACGGCGCGCTCTACCACGCGGCGGCCACCGACGAGGTGCAGGCCGCCGCCCTGGTCGCGGCGGTCAGCGGGTACGACCACGAGCTGCCGATCCTGTGCGCCCCCGGCTCCACCCTCGCCCAGCTCGCCGTCGGCGCGGGACTGCGGGTGGTCGCCGAGGGCTTCGCCGACCGGGGTTACCTGCCCAACGGCGCGCTGGTGCCGCGTACCGCACCGGGCGCGCTGGTCACCGACCCGGAGGAGGTGGCCGTCCGGGCGGTGCGGATGGCCACCGAGCGGACGGTGGTGGCGGTCGACGGGACCGTGGTGCCGTGCCCGGTCAGCTCGATCTGCCTGCACGGGGACAGCCCCGGCGCGGTCGCCTCGGCCGCCCTGGTGCGGGCCGCGCTGATCGACGCCGGGGTCACCCCCATCCCGTTCGCCTGA
- a CDS encoding biotin-dependent carboxyltransferase family protein yields the protein MTGEGTGTRRAGQPPGPTGGVIEVRRAGPLTTVQDLGRFGWAHLGVPRSGALDPAALALANRLVGNPADAAGLELTLGGCELRLTRAGTVAVTGADVDLRVDHRPGDVGRPLAVPAGAVLRIGSPRHGLRNWLAVDGGIAVAPVLGSRSTDTLSGLGPPPVRDGDLLPLGPSAGPPAPVDFTVARPVPDELWLTLRPGPRADWFTADALTLLRGTAYTVSPVSDRVGARLVGAALPRAVAGELPSEGVVLGAVQVPADGQPLIFLADHPTTGGYPVIGVVDDVTGLAQARPGTTVRFHGPQR from the coding sequence GTGACCGGGGAGGGGACCGGGACCCGCCGGGCGGGGCAGCCACCCGGGCCGACCGGTGGGGTGATCGAGGTGCGGCGGGCGGGACCGCTTACCACGGTGCAGGATCTGGGGCGGTTCGGATGGGCGCACCTCGGCGTACCCCGGTCGGGGGCGCTCGATCCGGCGGCGCTGGCGCTGGCCAACCGGCTGGTCGGCAATCCGGCGGACGCCGCCGGATTGGAGCTGACCCTCGGCGGGTGTGAGCTGCGGCTGACCCGGGCCGGCACAGTGGCGGTGACCGGGGCCGACGTCGACCTACGGGTGGACCACCGCCCCGGTGACGTGGGTCGGCCGCTGGCGGTGCCGGCGGGGGCGGTGCTGCGGATCGGGTCGCCCCGGCACGGGTTGCGCAACTGGCTCGCGGTCGACGGCGGGATCGCCGTCGCGCCGGTGCTCGGCAGCCGGTCCACCGACACCCTCTCCGGCCTCGGTCCGCCTCCGGTACGCGACGGCGACCTGCTCCCGCTCGGCCCGTCGGCCGGTCCACCCGCGCCGGTGGACTTCACCGTCGCCCGGCCGGTGCCGGACGAGCTGTGGCTGACCCTGCGCCCCGGCCCGCGCGCCGACTGGTTCACCGCCGACGCGCTGACGTTGCTGCGCGGCACGGCGTACACGGTGAGTCCGGTGAGTGACCGGGTCGGTGCGCGACTGGTCGGCGCGGCGCTGCCCCGTGCGGTGGCCGGTGAGCTGCCCAGTGAGGGCGTGGTGCTCGGCGCGGTGCAGGTGCCTGCCGACGGCCAACCGTTGATCTTCCTGGCCGACCACCCGACCACCGGCGGCTACCCGGTGATCGGGGTGGTGGACGACGTGACCGGGCTCGCGCAGGCCCGACCGGGGACTACGGTGAGGTTCCATGGACCTCAACGCTGA
- a CDS encoding 5-oxoprolinase subunit B family protein, whose translation MRMRPVGRHALLLDCDDPGQVEQWRAELWRRRAVGELSAAEIVPAAGTVLLDGVPDPESTAARITGWTPEPVTTTATVATVDVPTVYDGEDLPLVADHWRLTVPQVVQRLESTEFRVAFCGFAPGFGYLTGLPPQYAVPRLPTPRPRVPAGSVALAGPYAGIYPTASPGGWLLVGRTTLTLFDVAADPPATLTPGTRVRLVTG comes from the coding sequence ATGCGGATGCGACCCGTGGGCCGGCACGCCCTGCTGCTGGACTGTGACGACCCCGGCCAGGTGGAGCAGTGGCGGGCCGAGCTGTGGCGTCGCCGGGCGGTCGGTGAGCTGAGCGCCGCCGAGATCGTCCCGGCCGCCGGCACCGTCCTGCTCGACGGGGTGCCCGACCCGGAGTCGACGGCCGCCCGGATCACCGGCTGGACCCCCGAGCCGGTCACCACCACGGCCACCGTCGCCACCGTCGACGTCCCCACCGTGTACGACGGGGAAGACCTCCCCCTGGTCGCCGACCACTGGCGGCTGACCGTGCCCCAGGTGGTGCAGCGCCTGGAAAGCACCGAGTTCCGGGTGGCGTTCTGCGGCTTCGCCCCCGGTTTCGGCTATCTGACCGGTCTGCCCCCGCAGTACGCGGTGCCCCGGCTGCCCACCCCGCGCCCCCGGGTGCCGGCCGGCTCGGTGGCCCTGGCCGGGCCGTACGCGGGGATCTACCCGACCGCCTCGCCGGGCGGTTGGCTGCTGGTGGGGCGGACCACGCTGACCCTCTTCGACGTGGCCGCCGACCCGCCGGCAACCCTCACCCCCGGCACCCGGGTCCGGCTGGTGACCGGGTGA
- the trhA gene encoding PAQR family membrane homeostasis protein TrhA — protein MTTSAPLRLKPVDIGKPRMRGWLHTYAFFVALVCGIVLCAVAATRPGWAPLVSCLIYSVTVCGLFGTSALYHRRVWSERGYQIMRRMDHSMIFVFIAGSYTPLCVLLLDRRTAALMLGLVWGGALAGVAVKLIWPHAPRWVSAPLYLALGWVSVAILPQILHRGGVTVLVLLAAGGAIYSIGAVCYALRRPNPWPTVFGHHEFFHACTLVAALCHHIAIYFAVFS, from the coding sequence GTGACCACCTCCGCACCGCTTCGACTCAAGCCGGTCGACATCGGTAAGCCCCGGATGCGCGGCTGGCTGCACACCTACGCGTTCTTCGTGGCGCTCGTCTGCGGCATCGTGCTCTGCGCCGTCGCGGCCACCCGCCCCGGCTGGGCCCCCCTGGTGAGCTGCCTGATCTACAGCGTGACCGTGTGCGGTCTCTTCGGCACCAGCGCCCTCTACCACCGCCGGGTGTGGTCGGAGCGCGGCTACCAGATCATGCGCCGGATGGACCACTCGATGATCTTCGTGTTCATCGCCGGCTCGTACACCCCGCTCTGTGTGCTCCTGCTCGACAGGCGGACGGCCGCCCTGATGCTCGGCCTGGTCTGGGGCGGGGCGCTGGCCGGCGTGGCCGTCAAGCTGATCTGGCCGCACGCCCCGCGCTGGGTCTCCGCCCCGCTCTACCTGGCCCTCGGCTGGGTGTCGGTGGCGATCCTCCCGCAGATCCTGCACCGGGGCGGGGTCACCGTGCTGGTGCTGCTCGCCGCCGGTGGAGCGATCTACAGCATCGGCGCGGTCTGCTACGCGCTGCGTCGACCGAACCCGTGGCCCACCGTCTTCGGCCACCACGAGTTCTTCCACGCCTGCACCCTGGTCGCCGCCCTCTGCCACCACATCGCGATCTACTTCGCCGTCTTCTCCTGA
- a CDS encoding DUF6458 family protein → MGIGASIFLIAVGAIFAFAVDADLGWLNLDVVGWVLMLAGLVGLLTTLYFWNSRRRAVVTTGVRQDQVVADRVVPVQGDRVVREEYRESRGPGYPV, encoded by the coding sequence ATGGGCATCGGTGCCAGCATCTTCCTCATCGCGGTGGGTGCGATCTTCGCGTTCGCCGTCGACGCCGATCTGGGATGGCTCAACCTCGACGTGGTCGGCTGGGTGCTGATGCTCGCCGGTCTCGTCGGGCTGCTGACCACCCTCTACTTCTGGAACAGCCGCCGCCGCGCCGTGGTCACCACCGGAGTGCGTCAGGACCAGGTCGTCGCCGACCGGGTCGTGCCGGTGCAGGGCGACCGGGTGGTGCGTGAGGAGTACCGCGAGTCGCGCGGCCCGGGTTACCCGGTCTGA
- a CDS encoding SixA phosphatase family protein produces MTDGGAETRTLVLLRHAKAEQPGTGPDVERRLTARGHADAAAAGAWLARQALLPDVVVCSAARRTRQTWHDVALGLTGSAPEGGPAGTAPVVRYAAAAYEAHPDDLLDLVRTVEPEARTVLLVAHNPGISLLSALLDPERADREGLRTTDLVVHRAAVPWAELAPGGTPIVDRHTARG; encoded by the coding sequence ATGACGGACGGTGGGGCCGAGACACGGACACTGGTGCTGCTGCGACACGCCAAGGCCGAACAACCCGGGACCGGCCCCGACGTCGAGCGGCGGCTGACCGCACGAGGGCACGCCGACGCCGCTGCCGCCGGTGCCTGGCTGGCCCGGCAGGCCCTGCTCCCCGACGTGGTGGTCTGTTCGGCGGCCCGCCGGACCAGGCAGACCTGGCACGACGTGGCGCTGGGTCTGACCGGGTCCGCGCCGGAGGGTGGCCCGGCGGGGACGGCTCCGGTGGTGCGGTACGCCGCCGCCGCGTACGAGGCGCACCCGGACGACCTGCTCGACCTGGTACGGACGGTCGAACCGGAGGCCCGCACGGTGCTGCTCGTCGCCCACAATCCGGGCATCTCGCTGCTCTCGGCGCTCCTCGACCCGGAACGGGCCGACCGGGAGGGGCTGCGTACCACCGATCTCGTGGTGCACCGGGCGGCGGTGCCGTGGGCGGAACTGGCCCCCGGCGGCACCCCGATCGTCGACCGGCACACCGCACGCGGCTGA
- a CDS encoding DUF6458 family protein encodes MGIGSGIFLIALGAIMTFAIRANVWWIDLRAVGWVFILAGLAVLLTTLWFWQDRRKRARTLIVEENRLSHPTAMMPPPPDPPPPTAPPS; translated from the coding sequence ATGGGTATTGGTAGCGGCATCTTTCTCATCGCGCTCGGCGCGATCATGACGTTCGCCATCCGGGCCAACGTCTGGTGGATCGACCTGCGCGCGGTCGGCTGGGTGTTCATCCTGGCCGGGCTGGCCGTGCTGCTCACCACGCTGTGGTTCTGGCAGGACCGGCGCAAGCGCGCGCGCACGCTCATCGTGGAGGAGAACCGGCTCTCCCACCCGACCGCGATGATGCCCCCGCCGCCCGACCCGCCGCCGCCCACCGCACCCCCGTCCTGA